In Ananas comosus cultivar F153 linkage group 14, ASM154086v1, whole genome shotgun sequence, the genomic stretch AACCTTCTTATTAGATGTATAGtactaaaatattcaaatttaaggACACGTAACATTTAGAAAGGATGAGTGGTCAAAGGGCTTTTTAAACTACCTGATCTTTTTGCTCTTTCTTCAGAACTGCATTCTCCGCATCAGCTTCTGGATCACCCATGCACTTTGAAATCTTGTCAAGGGGTAAACCTAATACATCAAACCGAAGCGACATAAAATTTTAGTTGAAATCAAAGAGAAGTAAAGAAAGACTAACAAGCTATTCTCGTGCTTGTTTGGCTTGGCAATATGCATTTTGCAACAGGAAATCCAGAGCTTTTGCTGTGGTAGAAGTTAAAATGAGTTAATTCTTGAAAGAAGAAACACTGATTTGAAACTTGTGATTCTTTTATTGCTCAAAGTTGTCGAAGGATTTCAATAGAAAGGCTATCAGTGTTTTTTTCGAATAGTTCTACTTGAATGATACTTCAGCAAAAGCTCTAGTCAGACCAACAAAACCTTTAAGCTTGTAGACCTACCAAGAGACTTGACAATTTCCTGAGCACAATCCCTACtatacttcttctccttcatcgAACATCTTATGTGATAATCCGTCACATAATCCCACCAAATCCACGGCCAGCCGCTCTCGTTTGCCACTCTATGAACACAAAGCTGCCTCAAATTCTCTATAACAATATCCTTTCCATCATAACCGACATCCAAATCCTCCTCAGGATCAGGAGCACAGTATCTCCCTTTGTTGATACACTGAGACATACATTGCTTGCTAAATATAAATGCCTCCGGGCAATACCATGTTATGTAGTGAGGAGTAAATTGTGTATACCCTTCCCTCTCTAAAATTTGAGCATGGCCTTTAAAGTTCTGAATAAACTTCATTTGTTCATCACATCGAGGACCGCACTCATCATTGCTATTGGTCCAGAATTCGTACTCGACCCTTTCATCAGGGTGAGGCATTGATTCTCTCCAATCCAACCTAACCACGATTTCCTCCGGTAACTTTGCTAATGCCTCTTTTAGTGTGTTGCCAAAGGACTTGTCAATGAAAGAAGAAGGGATAGTTATCTTGTCGACGTATTTGTTGTCTTTGGTCTCTTCAGGGGAGTCCATGGTGAGCAGAGGCTCATCTATGTTGTCTGCGACTAAGACTGCGGCTGCACCGGCATTCTGAGCATGCCATGACTTGAGTGCAAAGTAGCAACCTACAATAAAGGGGAAAAGTTTTTAGTTCCCCTTTTAATGTGTTTGACAGTAGGCGGGCTGAGTCATCTAGTTGTTGTTGCCCAACCAAAAAATACTTTTAaggattatttttataaagatgAGATCAAAAGCAGCTTATGACATGAATTAAATGCAAAATTACTGCATGCAGAGCATTTGATCAAGCTCTCTCTCTGTATACAGTTTGATTGGAACAAATTTCTCAATTTTATAAATGTTTCGCCAGTAAGCATAGTATTAATTACCGCTATATTTGTAACACAAAGCTGTTGCTGAAAACTAAATTGAGTAAATTGTCCGATGTCgaaacaaatcaaacaaaaatctGAAGAACGAAAACGAAAAGTCAGCGAGAAAGAGATAAAGAGATAGATAAAGAACCTCCGCGATCGAGCAGAAGGACTACGGGCCGTCGCGTCTTCGATTTGAAAGGGGCATCGAACGGCTCGCAGCCGGTGGTCTTCTTGTCGGGGTACATGATTACGCCAGTTAGTGTACCTCCGTAATCCGGTATGCCGTAGTTGGCTATGGCGGCTTCGTGGCGTCCTCTAATGCTGTGTGGCGATACCACCCTCACTCTGCTCTTCTCGACGATGAACCGTCCAGAGACTGAGCTGACGGTCGCCACCACCAAGAGGACCAGAAGGGCGGCGAGCCATTCTCGGCGGCTCGCCATTTAGAAACAGAtaaattgataggtgtagaGATGGAGATTGAAGGAAGAGGATACAAGGGGAGGGGGACAAGAGAAGGGTTCTAAGTTTGGTTGGTTAATAGTGGGGGAGAGATTGCTTAGTTTGCACCACAGCTTGGTTTGTAAATTCTATGTTGGAGAAAGAAGGAAATGAGAAAGGGAGGGATTGCTTAGCTTACATTAAAGAGAAGATGATGACAAGGTGAGGTGAGATGTGAGGGAGAAATCAACTACCTTCTTGTAAGGTGAAAGGGCCCGttggaaatttaaaaatatcttttattgtGTCACTTATATGACCATATTCATTTTCCTAAATGACAGGCAAATCCATGCGGTTCTTGTCATGAACatgctaataaaaaaaatcatgtggGTCTGTTTGAATATccgaataagttattcaataataatttaagtaaaattataatatatttttttccataTGCAATCACTGAATTTATTGATAGTTCACAGTATGATTCTGAAAACATTCATCAACACAATAACTTAtcctattttaaaaaatagaatacaTAGATACTTAATCACACATCTCATCTGCCAATTATGATCTTGAATGaatgaaatatatatgtatcaaaTAAGGTGTCTATGGAtctaaataaacaataaatgagtataaaaaaaagtgcatatgtgcctctttttttttctgtttatttaTGGGCATATTGGTCATTTGAAGAGTCATGGTCACCCCCTAGAGTGCAAGACAAGCTAGAGTTTTTCTCTTAGGAACACTTTCCAACTGACCATTAGATTTGACAAGaaaaacaagaggagaaaagaaaaaattagtacCTTTAATTTTGCttattcaattttctttttttcttttctgagaAAACAATTCAGTTTCCACATCCCAAATTTGTTTTCTAACTATTTTTGCCCTATTAGTGCAGTAGATTTATTCTTATAATTCAGTTCTGTTGgagaattatttttcttaaataaaatcAGGGATAAATATCAGTCAATCTTGTTGATGCAACATTGATGTGACCATAACCTCTGAAGGATACATCCAAAGACTTTGACCTGGTAAATATTAAACTTTTCTCATGTCACAATCTTCGTCCCATTAATACTTAAAACCTAAGGTCCTATTCGCCCTTAATACACGTTGTGCGTAAGAGCTTCTTAGATAGAgttttttgaagaaattttaataaaatgatcAAGAAAAACACATTTATCTACTGAAGAAAAGGAAGCTTTATCGTAACTTCTGTTTTCAATCAGAGAAAAGCTCCAAAAACAAGGCTTAACAAGCACTAAGAATTGTTTCAGCACCTAGATGAAATAGATATAAAGACATGGTATAAATATtgggatatttattttcatagcAATTCAATAATGAACAAAGGATATAAATATATTCAGCCGAATACTCTTCTTAATCCTATAGGCAATAAAGAATTTATGACAAATCAATAAGTAAAATTATCCAAGGGAAGCAGATGTAGTGCTAAGAAGTATAAATAATGTTCTTTGATTTAAGGTCAACAGTTATTTTAGGCACCGCTTGGATGGAGGATAAGgggagggataaccccttatcctcctttatacccaaacacaaattttttaTTCGTGAATAGTAATTCTCAGGTACCTGAAATAAGCTaacacctctattttctatatataactacccactatttttctttttccatattatctattcaaatgctattttttttatcccccgggagcaacccaatttttatccaaacgactatttttcttatccccatacttgtatctatccctgTAATAACTAATTCTTTCTTACACCCGAACCAAATGAAGCCTTAGGGATTAAATTGCcatttatttgatataaaaacaTTACATTCAGTCCtacaaaattaataagatttatagctaaacaaacagaatattATTCTAGTCATTGAGTTGAGTCATCACCAATTCGATTGAACCAGATATTTAATTCATTTGACGACAATAGCTGATTTAATTAAGCAAATGCTTTTTTTATAGTGTTTGGTACCATTAcatggagagaaaaaaaaaagcccattgTTAATGTAAAGtagggaaaaaaggaaaaagaacaaaaagaggAGTGTAGAGACAAGTTCAAATAAGTCTTCATGATGTAATCTAAGAAACTTCTACAAGCATACTTTTTTCTAAACAAATGAAGTAATTTTTGTTTGTCCATTCATCGATATTACTAATTTGTAACAAAGATAACTTTGTTTGCAGAGAGTCAAACACATGTAGTCGACAGCAACACAAAGTTTGAAAACAAACTTGCAAACCGACCAACAactgtataatttaaaattatcctgtcgaaagaaagaaagaaacaatgAAGAGCCGTCGGAAGGAGATAACAAAACAGAGAGCCAATGTTTGCTACTTTTCTCAGTTTAGCGTCTGCTAGATTGGCTTCTAAAACAGCCTAAAACAAGTAGAAGACGacattttttaaacaaaaatctaAAACAGGAAGTTTAAGTGTCATTCTAAACTTGAGAAATGAACCTCTGAATATTCTTAAGCCTCTTTCTGAAACTACTATGAGGTCAATCACAACTGCAAAAAATATCACCTCCTGCATGAGTAAGGCATTTCAGAATATCCCAATAGACACACAGTTCTACCGAAATTATAAGAGCCGCTCAACTGTAGATTTTAGCTAATATTGCTTTCAactaacctttttctttttaacataaCAATACCTTTGCTTTCAACCTCTACCAAGCCCCTAGACCATAACTCAAAAaagctaaaaagaaaaagaaggcacCAAATCGTGTAGTGGCAGAGAACATGCTTGTATGCTACTTATTGGTAGATAGAGATCAGATGCGTGCATGATTTTAGATTTTCTAAAGGACAACTTCTGTGGATGAAAATCTAAGGTTGGATTTCATACCCAATTTGTAACTAGGGACCCAACTCCATTAGAAAATCCATGTCCCAATACTACCATTTCATAACAGATAAAAAGGGGGGTGGGGGGTAGCTATCAGAAAAGAACAAGGATGAACAAATGTTGAATCTATTATGTAAATAAGACATCGAAGACCCAGATTGACCCAATTTCTGAAAATCCCTAATAGCTCAATCTTCTTCTAGTCACTAGAACAGCTACTACGCAGTCTATAGTGTTACGTACCTGACTCGGCGCAACCCGTCGATGACGATATATCGCTGAGATGAAGGACGGCGTCGAGGATGATGTTGCACGTAACAGCTTGCCTCGGAAATAATCGGATTAGGATTGGAGTACTCGGATAAAATAGATGAGAAGAATAGAACGAGAGAATAGAGGAGATAAGAAGAGGTAGGATTAAGAAGAGGGATTAAGAGAATAGGAGATGATAAGAAGGaagaaatttcattaatttttgcCTAAAAAAAACATCCTTGTTACACCCTGCTCTCTTTATTCATAATACTAAACAAACCCTAAGTCTAATTGGACTTCCCAAGCCACCTAACCGCTCCTTACGCCCGAATCCGCTAGATGCCCGACCCGCCAGAGCCGCCTAGAACCCGATCGCCTCCTTAATACGCGCCTTGTCGGATCGCCACCTCCTCTGTCCCTCTTCTAAACTTCGTCTCCTCATACCTGCGCCTTCCATACTGCCACCGACTCCCTCGCCCTCCTCATCGACGGCCGATGCTTCCCCACCTGAGGCTTGAGACAAAGAAGAAAGCTAAGctcctctctccttctttttATTACACTAATTCCTTCTACTGCTGCTACTAATCCCCTTTCTCCTACTTAACAGGTGTAACAATCCCCCCTACTAAGACGATCCTTGCCCTCAAGGATCAAAAGAGGGATACTGACTTTTGAGGAACCTCTGATCTTCCCATGTTGCAAGCTCCTTGGGAAGGTTTGCCCATTTTACCAAGACTTCGGTCGTGGCCCTGTTTCCGTGCTCCACTGTTCTCTTCTCCAGTACTTCCTCTGGTTCTGCTATTAATTCCTCCTCTTCTCCGATGGATGGTTCCGTCGGGGACGCCTGAACTGCAAGTGGGGGGCTTTTCTTTAATAGAGAAACGTGGAACACTGGGTGAACCCTTGATCCTTCTGGTAACTGTAGCCTATACGCAACTGGTCCGATACGCTCCAGTATCTTGAAAGGACCAAAGAATCGTGCcgaaagtttaatatttttcctTATCGCCACCGTTGTCTGTCGATAGGGTTGTAATTTAAGATAGACCCAATCTCCCACCGCGTACTCTCTTTCCTTCCTATGTTTGTCTTCTTGTTGCTTCATCCTATTCTGGGCTACCTGGAGTCGATCCCTCAGCTCTCGAGTCAATTGTTCTCTGTCcgttctccaccccttaaactCCTGAGAAGTAGCCATATCCAAGGAGATCACCAGATGATTTGGGGGTGGTTTACCGTATAGCGCCTCATAAGGGGTCATACCGATGGAAGAGTGAAAGCTAGTATTATACCACCATTCTGCTAAGGCTAACCAGGCGTGCCATTTTTTTGGATGCTGAAAGCACATGCACCTCAAATACGTTTCTAAGCACCTGTTAACTCTTTCAGTTTGGCCGTCGGTTTCCGGATGATAAGCTGAGCTCATGTGTAGCTTCGTTCCCATTGACTGAAACAGTTCTTTCCAAAATTGGCTCACAAAAATTTTGTCCCTGTCAGAAATTATTCTCTTCGGGCATCCATGAAGCCTATAAACCGTCCCCATAAAAGCCTTGGCTACGTCTGAAGCGGAGAAGGGATGTTTCAAGGCTATGAAGTGCGCGTATTTAGTGAGTCGATCAACCACTACCATTATCGTATCTTTACCCTCTGATTTAGGTAACGACTCTATGAAATCCATGCTTACATCTTCCCAAACCTGATGAGGAATAGGCAGTGGTTGTAATAAGCCAGCGTAAGGAGTCCCGTCCACCTTGTTTTGAGCGCAGACCGTGCAATTCTTAACCCAGTCCTCCGTTTCTTTTTTTAACCCGAtccaaaaaaaatgttgtttaaCCCTCCGGTAAGTATTTTGTATTCCAGAGTGGCCCCCCAAGGCTGAGTTATGCATTTGATCCAAAATTCGTTTTCTTAAAGGCCCAGCCTCTCCAATGTACAACTTACCTTTGTAGCGCAACAATGAATTGCCATATGAGTATTGACCCTGAGGGGCGGTCTGCAGGATTAACTCGCTTATTACTTTCTCACAATAACTATCCCCTCGATAACTCTCCAGCACCTCTTGTACCCAGTCGGGAATTGCTGCGGTGATGGCCAAAGAAACCCCTTCTGTTTCCACTCTCCTGGACAGTGCATCAGCCGCGAcattctctctccctttcttatATTGTATGGAATAATTAAGCCCCATCAACTTTAACATCCCCTTTTGTTGCATTGGCGTCGATATCCTTTGCTCCAACAAGTGTTTCAAGCTCTCATGATCTGTTTTTATCACAAAAGGGTTGGCATTTAAGTAATGTTTCCACTTTTGCACAGCCATGAGTATTGCCAAAAATTCCTTTTCGTACGTTGATAACCCAAGATGCTTTCCGCCAATTGCTTTGCTCAAATATGCTATCGGTCTCCCTTCTTGTGACATTATGGCCCCTATCCCTGTACCGCAAGCATCAACTTCTATAGTGAAAGGTTTACCAAAATCCGGCATGGCTAATACTGGAGCTCTAGTCATCGCCGTCTTCAACTCTTCAAACGCTGATTGGGTTTCCTTGTTCCAATGGAACTGATCCTTCTTAAGTAGCTCGGTCAATGGTTTGCTAATCCTTCCGTACCCTCTGATGAACTTCCTATAGTACCCGGTGAGACCCAAGAACCCCCGGAGTTCCTTAACGGATCTGGGTATCGGCCATCTTGTCATAGCTTCGATCTTCGATGGATCCGTGGCTACCCCTGCGGCAGAGATAATGTGGCCAAGGTACTCTACTTTGTTCTGCCCAAAGTAACATTTGCTTCTCTTGGCATAGAACCTGTGCTTCCTCAATTCTTCTAGTGTGATGCACAAATGCTTCGTATGCTCCTCCAACCCTTTGCTATAGATTAGTATGTCATCAAAAAATACCAAAATAAACTTTCGTAGGTAGGGTTCAAACGTACAATTCATAATGGCTTGGAATGTTGCCGGAGCGTTGGTAAGGCCAAAGGGCATAACCCGAAATTCATAGTGTCCCTGGTGCGTTCGGAATGCTGTCTTAGGAATATCCGACGGTTCCATCCTAATCTGGTGATAGCCGGACCGTAGATCTATCTTCGAAAAATGTGTTGCGCCTCCCAATTCATCCAACAGATCGTCGATGATAGGAATGGGGAATTTATCCTTAACAGTGGATTTGTTCAGTTGCCGGTAATCAATGCACATCCTCCAACTCCCGTCTTTCTTTTTAACCAGTAAAGCAGGTGAGGCGAACGGACTGTTACTCCTCTGTATTATCGAGCTACCCAATAATTCTCTTATCTGCTTCTCAAGCTCCTCCTTTTGCTCATGTGAATATCTATACGGCCTTACGTTAATTGGAGCGGTGCCCGGCTGCAGCAAGATTCTGTGGTCCTGGACGCGGGATGGTGGTATTCCTTTCGGTTCTTCGAAAACATCCGAGTAATGCTCCAACACCTGCTGAATGCAAGGAGGGATTTCTGCCTCAGCTTCGGTTTTGTTGGACACCGTTTGATGGCTTATCAAATAACACTCCCCGGTACTCATTTCTTGATTCCATTGGGCTGCAGTAATCAATTTCAGTTTAGCTCCCTCTTCAATCCCCTTCAATTCCAACTTCTGGCCTTCCTTCATTATAGTCACAGAGTTTACCAAAAAATCGAAGGTCACCCTCCCGTAGGATTTAAGCCAGTCGATGCCTAACACTACACTGACCCCTTCGATTCGAATTACCCTTAAGTCTGCTACAAACCTCTGCCCTTGCATTACCCATGAGAATTCGGGACATTTGAGCTTGCTTAACATTTTGTGTCCGTCAGCTATGGTTACCACCAAAGGTGAAGTTGCTTCCATTCTCGCTCCGACTTCCTTAGCTACCCTTAAGTCGATGAAACTATGCGTGCTTCCGGTATCGATTAGAAGGGTGAGTGTTCTACCTTTTGCTTCGCCCCGTATTTTTATGGTGTCTTGAGGCTTCTCTCCATTCAGCACATGAACCGAAACTCCGATTTCTTGCGCCTCTCCGCCATCAGGTATAGTCCCCGGCTCTTGCTCCCCTTCTCCTGTGACTCCGTTACTCATTTCTTCTTGCAAACAATCTTCGTCGTAAACTTCGATAATTTCCTCGGTTGCCTGTAAAGTGTTCAATGATTTATTTGTGCACACATGCCCCGGATGGTACCTTTCTCCACATCTGAAGCATAGCCCTGCTGCCCAACTTTGCTCAATGAGCTGTTTGTCGACTGGGTACTGATTTGCATGATTCCTGGATGATGTTTGGTACGGAGATTTTGAATTCTCACTAACCTTAGTAACTCCGATCCCTCGGTTGCCTCTGTATGACGAGCCTGATTGGTACGGACCTCCAGATCCCTTAGGTACATACTTGTTTCTTCTAGTAAGTGCGGCTATGGCTTTTTCATGCAATTGCGCTTGTTCATAAGTCTCTTCCAATGTATTCGGATGGGCGATGTCTAAGAAGTGAACCAGCTCATCTTTGAGACCGTTAATGTAGCATGCAATGAAGTACTCTTCGGTCAAATGCGGATTATAGTAAAGTAGTTGGAACCTCAACTCCTCGAATTTTTCCTGGTATGCCTCACATGTTCCTGTTTGCTTCAAGTTACTGAATTCAC encodes the following:
- the LOC109720593 gene encoding vacuolar-sorting receptor 7-like, which produces MASRREWLAALLVLLVVATVSSVSGRFIVEKSRVRVVSPHSIRGRHEAAIANYGIPDYGGTLTGVIMYPDKKTTGCEPFDAPFKSKTRRPVVLLLDRGGCYFALKSWHAQNAGAAAVLVADNIDEPLLTMDSPEETKDNKYVDKITIPSSFIDKSFGNTLKEALAKLPEEIVVRLDWRESMPHPDERVEYEFWTNSNDECGPRCDEQMKFIQNFKGHAQILEREGYTQFTPHYITWYCPEAFIFSKQCMSQCINKGRYCAPDPEEDLDVGYDGKDIVIENLRQLCVHRVANESGWPWIWWDYVTDYHIRCSMKEKKYSRDCAQEIVKSLGLPLDKISKCMGDPEADAENAVLKKEQKDQVSHGSRGDVTILPTLVINNVQYRGILERTAVLKAICAGFKESTEPHVCLTPDIETNQCLRSNGGCWQDEHLNVTACRDTFRGRVCECPAVNGVQYQGDGYTSCKTVGPGRCAMNNGGCWSETRDGQTFSACTDSELNGCKCPAGFYGDGYKCEDLNECKEKLACTCPGCSCKNTWGGFDCKCKGDLLYIKGQDTCIAKNVSSFGWFLTVLVLACLVGGGIAGYIFYKYRLRSYMDSEIMAIMSQYMPLDNQQNETQPLRVDTEA